One Firmicutes bacterium CAG:345 DNA window includes the following coding sequences:
- a CDS encoding beta-lactamase domain protein (product inferred by homology to UniProt) — MEIKAYTSHEDFSSNLYLLINNNEIILIDPGFFDEKIIEEINNNGKLVAILLTHGHADHIRGLTKYLTYYNVPVYCHKNEEIYLKNDDYNCGYEIYGYSCSYKGNLNFLNTGKQKISTFEFETFLFPGHTPGSLAYYFPKDNAIFAGDFIIGYSVGRCDLKGGNEKELMKSLTKFKQLNFPPETILYSGHDSPNYLKILYKRNPFISK, encoded by the coding sequence ATGGAAATAAAAGCTTATACATCACATGAAGATTTTTCTTCAAACTTATATCTATTAATCAATAATAATGAAATAATTTTAATTGACCCTGGCTTTTTCGATGAAAAAATAATCGAAGAAATAAATAATAATGGAAAACTAGTTGCAATTCTTTTAACACATGGTCACGCAGATCATATAAGAGGATTAACAAAATATCTCACTTATTATAATGTTCCTGTTTACTGCCATAAAAATGAAGAAATATATTTAAAAAATGATGACTATAATTGTGGATATGAAATATATGGCTATTCTTGTTCGTATAAAGGTAATCTAAATTTCTTAAATACTGGAAAACAAAAAATATCAACTTTTGAATTTGAAACCTTTCTTTTCCCAGGCCATACTCCAGGAAGCTTAGCCTACTATTTTCCAAAAGATAATGCCATATTTGCCGGAGATTTTATCATCGGATATAGCGTTGGAAGATGCGATTTAAAAGGTGGAAATGAAAAAGAATTAATGAAATCATTAACAAAATTCAAACAATTAAATTTTCCACCAGAAACAATTTTATATTCAGGACATGATAGTCCTAATTATTTAAAAATACTATATAAAAGAAATCCATTTATCAGCAAATAA